One genomic window of Motacilla alba alba isolate MOTALB_02 chromosome 3, Motacilla_alba_V1.0_pri, whole genome shotgun sequence includes the following:
- the LOC119698815 gene encoding prolyl-tRNA synthetase associated domain-containing protein 1-like, translating to MAAELREALERRLRELGIATVTAEHPQVFTVEEMMLHVQHMKGGHSKNLFLKDKKKKGFWLVTVLHNRQVSLNELGKKLGVGSGNLRFADENAMLEKLRVGQGCATPLALFCDQGDVRLVLDAALLEGGHEKVYFHPMTNSATMGLSPDDFLKFVRSTGHDPIIVHFDEDAE from the exons ATGGCGGCCGAGCTGCGGGAGGCGCTGGAGCGGCGGCTGCGGGAGCTGGGCATCGCCACCGTCACCGCCGAGCACCCTCAG GTGTTCACTGTTGAAGAAATGATGCTCCACGTCCAACACATGAAAGGAGGTCACAGTAAAAACCTGTTTcttaaagacaaaaagaagaaagggtTCTGGCTGGTGACTGTCCTGCACAACAGGCAGGTCAGTTTGAACGAACTTGGTAAAAAACTGGGCGTTGGAAGTGGAAACCTAAGATTTGCTGACGAGAACGCCATGCTGGAAAAGCTCCGAGTGGGTCAGGGCTGTGCCACGCCGCTCGCCCTCTTCTGTGACCAGGGAGACGTGAGGCTGGTGCTGGACGCTGCCTTGCTCGAAGGGGGCCATGAAAAGGTGTATTTTCATCCAATGACAAATTCTGCAACCATGGGCTTGAGCCCCGACGACTTCCTGAAGTTTGTGAGATCAACAGGCCACGATCCCATCATTGTGCACTTTGACGAAGACGCTGAGTAG